Proteins from a single region of Desulfobacter postgatei 2ac9:
- a CDS encoding S41 family peptidase, producing the protein MKKMSWAGLMGFWLTAAVILMLTAGSVHAADEKTYQSLKLFADVLEELKNNYVDEVKPEELVHNAIKGMVGNLDPHSSFMPPDAFDELQDDTKGEFSGIGIVITMKDGILTVVSPIEGTPAYEAGITAGDIIVKIDDASTKDMAMWEAVKKMRGPRYEEVKITIIREGASAPLVFTVKRDLIPMTSVRSAMPAPGFGYLRITNFRMNTLDDVIEQLSNLEKQGNGLKGLIIDLRDNPGGLLDQAIRISDLFINEGTIVSIKGRIEKNNQVFKANPNFPERNYPIVTLINAGSASASEIVAGALKDNSRSLILGTTSFGKGSVQTVQPLDEGFGLKYTIARYYTPSGHSIQAKGIEPDIPVEPGTVEEVPKDNSDFELMLKEKDLKNSLKPEEDETKNKKKSQKDAEIEKLSKDVQIKRALDILISYGVFSKINVTN; encoded by the coding sequence ATGAAAAAAATGAGTTGGGCCGGGTTGATGGGGTTCTGGCTGACTGCGGCTGTGATCCTTATGCTGACTGCAGGTTCAGTGCATGCGGCGGACGAAAAAACCTATCAATCCCTGAAACTGTTTGCGGACGTCCTGGAAGAACTTAAAAATAATTATGTGGATGAGGTCAAACCCGAAGAGCTCGTACACAATGCCATAAAGGGTATGGTGGGCAATCTTGATCCCCATTCCAGCTTCATGCCCCCGGATGCCTTTGATGAACTTCAGGATGATACCAAAGGGGAGTTTTCCGGTATCGGGATTGTTATTACCATGAAGGACGGCATTCTCACCGTAGTCTCCCCCATTGAAGGCACCCCTGCCTACGAGGCGGGTATCACCGCCGGGGACATCATCGTCAAAATTGATGATGCATCCACCAAGGACATGGCCATGTGGGAAGCGGTCAAAAAAATGAGAGGACCACGGTATGAGGAAGTTAAAATCACCATCATCCGGGAGGGGGCGTCAGCCCCGCTGGTCTTTACGGTCAAGCGTGATCTGATCCCCATGACCAGTGTGCGCTCGGCCATGCCGGCACCGGGGTTCGGATATTTAAGAATCACCAATTTCAGAATGAACACCCTGGATGATGTGATAGAACAATTGTCAAACTTGGAAAAACAGGGAAACGGCCTTAAAGGTCTGATCATTGACCTTCGGGATAATCCGGGAGGGCTGCTGGACCAGGCCATTCGAATTTCTGATCTGTTTATAAACGAGGGGACTATCGTGTCCATTAAGGGACGCATTGAAAAAAACAACCAGGTGTTCAAGGCCAATCCCAATTTTCCGGAACGTAACTACCCCATTGTGACCCTGATCAACGCTGGGTCTGCGTCAGCGTCAGAAATTGTGGCAGGCGCCCTTAAAGACAACTCCCGGTCCCTTATTTTAGGCACAACATCCTTTGGCAAAGGGTCGGTGCAAACCGTGCAGCCACTAGATGAAGGATTCGGGCTTAAATATACCATTGCCCGGTACTACACCCCCAGCGGGCATTCCATCCAAGCCAAGGGCATTGAGCCTGACATCCCTGTGGAGCCGGGAACGGTTGAAGAAGTCCCGAAAGATAATTCTGACTTTGAGCTGATGCTCAAGGAAAAAGATTTAAAAAACAGTCTTAAACCCGAAGAAGACGAGACCAAAAACAAGAAAAAATCCCAAAAAGATGCTGAAATCGAAAAGCTGAGCAAAGATGTCCAGATAAAACGTGCCCTTGATATTCTCATCAGCTATGGTGTGTTCAGTAAAATAAATGTCACCAACTAA
- the ftsX gene encoding permease-like cell division protein FtsX yields MMRFLSKALTDIRSNRFLNIITIMTIMTIALSILLVSVFMLFFENTGRVLSAWNQGGRAMVYLSDAFTPAMLPNVKEQLVSIGGIEKIVFIPKTQALERLKKEMGAKTSFLSTLQENPLPDALEITMTDHSNFDRIQKRADRIKALEMVDTVEYGQGWLGRFFKLFNLFKMTGYAMSGLFLMIALFITANTVRLAFYARQTEIEIMRLVGATDGFIKTPFYVEGLLQGFLGGVLGILILLSGYLTLASGISQNLSAYVYLDIHFLSWQAVAIVLFSSTFLGWFGCFISLKQILK; encoded by the coding sequence ATGATGCGATTTCTAAGTAAAGCCTTGACGGATATCCGGTCCAACCGGTTTTTAAACATCATCACCATCATGACCATCATGACCATCGCCCTTTCCATCCTTCTGGTATCGGTTTTCATGCTTTTTTTTGAAAACACCGGACGGGTTCTTTCTGCCTGGAATCAAGGCGGACGGGCCATGGTTTACTTAAGTGATGCGTTCACGCCTGCCATGCTGCCCAATGTAAAAGAGCAGCTTGTATCCATAGGCGGCATCGAAAAAATAGTATTTATACCCAAAACCCAAGCCCTGGAACGGCTGAAAAAAGAGATGGGCGCCAAAACCAGTTTTCTGTCCACCCTTCAGGAGAACCCCCTCCCCGACGCCCTTGAAATCACCATGACCGACCATTCAAACTTTGACCGGATTCAAAAGAGAGCCGACCGGATTAAGGCGTTAGAGATGGTGGATACCGTAGAGTATGGACAGGGATGGCTGGGCCGCTTCTTCAAGCTGTTCAATCTTTTCAAAATGACCGGGTATGCGATGAGCGGTCTGTTTTTAATGATTGCCCTGTTCATTACGGCCAATACCGTGCGTCTGGCCTTTTATGCAAGACAGACTGAAATAGAAATCATGCGTCTGGTGGGCGCCACTGACGGGTTCATCAAAACACCTTTTTATGTTGAAGGGCTCCTCCAGGGATTTTTAGGCGGGGTGTTGGGTATACTCATTCTTCTATCAGGCTACCTGACACTGGCTTCCGGCATTTCCCAGAACCTGAGCGCCTATGTTTATCTGGATATTCATTTTCTTTCCTGGCAGGCTGTGGCAATAGTTTTATTTTCCAGTACATTTTTAGGTTGGTTCGGATGTTTCATCTCCCTGAAACAAATTTTAAAATAG
- a CDS encoding TatD family hydrolase — MILFDSHCHIDDKCYDNDLTQVMDRSRQNGVKAVLVVGIDRATSKKAIDIASRFDHVYTSVGVHPHDAVQCSAQVLNELRQFALTHDCVKAWGETGLDFNRMFSPQEDQEACFSAQLALAGKLDLPLIFHERDSKGRFYEILKSDGPKSRKGVVHCFSGTKEEMFKYLDLGYYIGITGILTILQRGEYLRSIVPLIPRDRLLIETDAPYLTPTPQKNKHRRNEPAFVRSVMECLAQVRGEDPDQLASAVFKNTLDLYNIPVDPAWPDK; from the coding sequence ATGATTCTTTTTGATTCCCATTGCCATATTGACGATAAATGCTACGATAATGATTTGACCCAGGTCATGGACAGATCCCGCCAAAACGGGGTGAAGGCTGTGCTGGTAGTCGGGATTGACAGGGCCACCTCCAAAAAGGCCATAGATATCGCATCCAGGTTCGATCATGTTTATACCTCTGTGGGGGTTCATCCCCATGATGCGGTTCAATGTTCCGCCCAGGTACTCAATGAACTTCGACAATTTGCCCTGACCCATGACTGTGTCAAGGCCTGGGGGGAAACCGGGCTGGATTTCAACCGCATGTTTTCACCCCAGGAAGACCAGGAGGCCTGTTTTTCTGCTCAGCTTGCCCTGGCCGGGAAGCTCGACCTGCCGCTGATTTTCCATGAACGGGATTCCAAGGGGCGGTTTTATGAGATATTGAAATCAGACGGGCCCAAGTCAAGAAAAGGGGTGGTTCACTGTTTTTCCGGTACAAAAGAAGAGATGTTTAAATACCTTGACCTTGGGTATTATATCGGCATTACAGGTATTCTCACCATTCTTCAGCGTGGTGAGTACCTGCGCAGCATTGTCCCTTTGATTCCTCGGGATCGGTTGCTTATAGAGACTGATGCCCCTTATCTGACGCCCACACCCCAGAAAAACAAACACCGGCGCAACGAACCTGCTTTTGTCCGGTCTGTGATGGAATGCCTTGCCCAAGTGCGCGGAGAAGACCCGGATCAGTTGGCCTCTGCCGTGTTTAAAAATACCCTGGATCTTTATAATATTCCGGTGGATCCGGCCTGGCCGGATAAATAG
- the glnD gene encoding [protein-PII] uridylyltransferase, translating into MDSPETKLLIEQKQELIDQYLQGQEPNFLEKMTTRLDEYFYRVFEKSIAARKMVISGNPFAIIALGGYGRKEQCIHSDIDLLILFDKVIPPEVEAFVQELLYPLWDARFEVGYAVRNINECIKMSFERFDILTTVLDARFICGASLIYSAFMENFRQQLSAKHLKPTLNYLYENGEKRLEDFGDSSYLVSPDLKSGFGGLRDYHTLLWYAKIKSNIKIRRDLEYYGFLSHFEYESLEEALTYIWDVRNRLHHISHRKNDTLHFENQAEVAGLMDYTDMSGLPQVEVFLGELHEKMDFLKQIYRITFEDIVSTCRVKKEAVGPRPTKTEGLVVKKRRLCFANTVTIIQHPDLLLRIFLESGQTRIPLSIEARRVASEFRHLVDHDVRTDPECVKIFKRILGMSLWKFNVLNVMLSTGILAQFIPEFSPLVHKIQYNQYHLFPVDKHSIRCVQILNNFKDPGDTMMGTLYNSVFKEIRNKNVLLVAGLLHDIGKADPAKEHSRRGAEIAGPVVDRLGFSPSEKEDILFLIRNHLFLAKTATRRDIFDEETAVYTAHKIGKLRLLRMLFLLTVADSKATGPKAWNDWTENLLKDLFFKTMSIIKTGELVSKKTQRLIEKKKKEVLALLRESWREEEVASQLSNMSRRYLLYVPPQNIVDHINLFRNLGDREYIWQITKENESDMRTVSICGRDKPGFYSKVSGVFFQNNIDIVGSQAYSLGDSHFLDIFNVRPPQDRLFEKEKWEKAGQDLSMALEDDHYLDNVLEKIPTVVTISSGSRPEPSQVRIDNETSSFFTIIEVLTYDFPGLLFAVTNTLYRSGINVNVAMVATKVDQVIDVFYVRNIEGDQKIESEEKLDQIKTAIINRLPQIQSKEVINEKN; encoded by the coding sequence ATGGACAGTCCTGAAACCAAATTATTAATTGAACAGAAACAAGAGCTGATAGATCAGTACCTCCAGGGTCAAGAACCCAACTTTCTGGAAAAGATGACCACGCGTCTTGATGAATACTTTTATCGGGTGTTTGAAAAAAGTATTGCCGCCAGGAAAATGGTTATTTCGGGCAATCCTTTTGCCATTATTGCCTTGGGTGGATATGGAAGGAAAGAACAGTGTATTCACTCAGATATTGACCTGCTCATTCTTTTTGATAAAGTCATTCCGCCGGAGGTGGAAGCCTTTGTTCAAGAGCTTTTATATCCCTTATGGGACGCCAGGTTTGAAGTCGGGTATGCAGTTCGGAACATCAATGAATGTATTAAAATGTCCTTTGAGCGTTTTGATATCCTGACCACAGTTCTTGATGCCAGGTTTATCTGTGGCGCTTCCCTGATCTATTCCGCATTCATGGAAAATTTCAGGCAGCAGTTATCCGCAAAGCACTTGAAGCCCACGCTCAATTATTTGTACGAAAACGGAGAAAAGCGTCTGGAGGATTTTGGGGACTCTTCCTATCTGGTTTCTCCGGATTTAAAATCAGGATTTGGCGGTCTTCGGGATTACCACACACTGCTGTGGTATGCCAAAATAAAATCCAATATCAAAATACGTCGGGATCTTGAGTATTACGGGTTTCTTTCCCATTTTGAATACGAGAGCCTGGAAGAAGCGTTAACCTATATCTGGGATGTGCGTAATCGCCTGCATCATATCAGTCATCGCAAAAACGATACCCTGCATTTTGAGAACCAGGCAGAAGTGGCCGGTTTGATGGATTATACGGATATGTCCGGCTTACCCCAGGTGGAGGTTTTCCTGGGTGAGCTGCATGAGAAAATGGATTTTTTAAAGCAGATTTACCGGATCACATTTGAAGATATCGTATCCACCTGCCGAGTTAAAAAGGAAGCTGTCGGCCCACGCCCCACCAAGACTGAGGGGCTGGTTGTAAAAAAACGTCGGCTTTGCTTTGCCAATACCGTTACAATTATCCAGCACCCTGATTTACTGCTCCGCATTTTTCTTGAAAGTGGTCAGACCCGGATTCCCCTCTCCATTGAGGCCAGGCGGGTTGCATCGGAATTCCGTCACCTTGTGGATCATGATGTTCGCACGGATCCCGAATGTGTCAAAATTTTCAAGCGGATTCTGGGGATGTCCCTGTGGAAATTCAATGTGCTTAATGTCATGCTTTCCACCGGCATCCTGGCGCAGTTTATTCCCGAATTCTCGCCGCTCGTACACAAAATTCAGTACAACCAGTACCATTTGTTTCCTGTCGATAAGCACTCCATCCGCTGCGTACAGATCCTTAACAACTTTAAGGATCCCGGCGACACGATGATGGGAACCCTTTATAACTCGGTGTTCAAGGAGATAAGAAATAAAAATGTATTGCTTGTAGCAGGCCTTCTCCATGACATCGGGAAAGCCGACCCTGCCAAGGAGCACTCTCGCAGGGGCGCCGAAATAGCCGGACCTGTTGTTGACCGTCTCGGATTCAGCCCTTCGGAAAAAGAAGACATTCTTTTCCTTATTAGAAACCATCTGTTTTTGGCAAAAACCGCCACCCGCCGGGATATTTTTGACGAGGAAACGGCCGTTTACACAGCCCATAAGATCGGAAAACTCCGGTTGTTACGCATGCTTTTTCTACTCACTGTGGCAGATTCCAAGGCCACCGGACCCAAGGCCTGGAACGACTGGACGGAAAATCTGCTTAAGGACCTGTTTTTTAAAACCATGAGTATCATCAAAACAGGGGAGTTGGTGTCCAAGAAAACCCAACGTCTTATTGAAAAAAAGAAAAAAGAGGTCCTGGCCCTGTTGCGGGAAAGCTGGCGGGAAGAAGAGGTTGCCAGTCAGTTATCCAACATGTCCCGGCGCTACCTGCTTTATGTGCCGCCACAAAATATTGTGGATCATATCAATCTATTCAGAAACCTCGGTGACCGGGAGTATATCTGGCAGATCACAAAGGAAAATGAGTCAGATATGAGAACCGTCTCCATTTGCGGCAGGGACAAGCCCGGGTTTTACTCCAAGGTTTCCGGGGTTTTTTTTCAGAATAACATCGATATTGTCGGCTCCCAGGCCTATTCTCTGGGTGACAGTCATTTTCTGGATATCTTTAATGTGCGTCCTCCCCAGGACCGTCTCTTTGAAAAGGAAAAATGGGAAAAGGCCGGGCAGGATTTAAGCATGGCCCTTGAAGACGATCACTATCTGGACAATGTACTTGAGAAAATCCCCACTGTAGTGACCATATCCAGCGGTAGCCGGCCTGAGCCCAGTCAGGTTCGCATAGACAATGAGACATCCAGCTTTTTTACAATTATTGAAGTTTTAACCTATGATTTCCCCGGACTTTTGTTTGCCGTGACCAATACTTTGTACCGGTCCGGCATCAACGTTAATGTCGCCATGGTGGCCACGAAGGTGGATCAGGTGATTGACGTTTTTTACGTCCGAAATATTGAAGGGGATCAAAAAATAGAATCCGAAGAGAAATTAGACCAAATCAAAACAGCTATTATTAACCGTCTTCCACAGATACAGTCAAAGGAGGTCATAAATGAAAAAAATTGA
- a CDS encoding P-II family nitrogen regulator, producing the protein MKKIEAIIKPFKLDDVKEALSEIGIYGMTVTEVNGYGRQKGHKEIYRGAEYVVDFVPKIKLEIVVTDDRLDETVETIRSATNSGKIGDGKIFVMPVEGAIRVRTGERGDDAI; encoded by the coding sequence ATGAAAAAAATTGAGGCAATTATTAAACCCTTTAAGCTGGATGATGTTAAAGAGGCTTTGAGCGAGATAGGCATCTACGGCATGACCGTTACGGAAGTTAATGGATACGGCCGGCAAAAAGGGCACAAGGAAATCTACCGTGGCGCGGAATATGTTGTTGATTTCGTTCCGAAAATAAAACTTGAAATTGTTGTGACCGACGACCGACTTGACGAAACCGTGGAAACTATCCGGTCTGCGACCAATAGCGGTAAAATCGGTGACGGTAAGATTTTTGTGATGCCGGTTGAAGGGGCCATTCGAGTCAGAACCGGTGAACGCGGAGATGATGCAATTTAA
- a CDS encoding cell division ATP-binding protein FtsE: MSASSGKANIIRLFNVTKRYGGKLALNNITFDIEPGEFIFISGPSGAGKSTLLRVLYLAERVSEGQILIDGMNLARISSAKLPFLRRRFGMVFQDFKLIPSRTVFENVALVLKIAGEKPSYIKKKVMHVLRVTGMEKKANHLPPTLSGGEQQRVAVARAVVGGPSIILADEPTGSLDSESAQRVLDLLLGYHQKGATILMASHNIKQMDCFSKGRNIALEDGKLKGISTILC, translated from the coding sequence ATGAGCGCCAGCAGCGGCAAAGCTAATATTATCAGGCTGTTTAACGTAACCAAGCGTTATGGCGGCAAGTTAGCTCTAAATAACATCACCTTTGATATTGAGCCCGGCGAGTTTATTTTTATTTCCGGACCTTCCGGGGCGGGCAAATCCACCCTGCTCAGAGTTTTATACCTGGCCGAACGGGTATCCGAAGGACAAATTCTGATTGACGGCATGAACCTGGCACGGATTTCATCGGCAAAACTGCCTTTTTTACGCCGGCGTTTCGGCATGGTGTTTCAGGACTTTAAGCTGATCCCCAGCCGCACGGTTTTTGAAAATGTCGCCCTGGTGCTCAAGATTGCCGGAGAAAAACCGTCCTACATAAAAAAAAAGGTGATGCATGTACTCAGGGTCACGGGCATGGAGAAAAAGGCCAATCACCTGCCGCCGACGCTATCGGGCGGAGAACAGCAGCGGGTGGCCGTGGCAAGGGCGGTGGTGGGAGGACCTTCCATTATCCTTGCGGATGAACCTACGGGCAGTCTGGACAGTGAATCTGCCCAGCGTGTGCTTGATTTACTTTTAGGGTATCATCAAAAGGGAGCCACCATTCTCATGGCCAGCCATAATATAAAGCAGATGGACTGCTTTAGTAAAGGACGAAATATCGCCCTGGAAGACGGGAAGCTTAAAGGGATATCAACCATTTTATGCTGA
- a CDS encoding murein hydrolase activator EnvC family protein has translation MFHLPETNFKIGPFFFAGIMAIAVVFSLANPCYAQVLYKGKINAATLIKKTPAPSKTAGADQAGQAVIARRIRQEKRKVKEFSQQEMQILDELNEIEMALSRARLTARELRLDALAIAQEIERTQAHIAELNKSMEATRDYAGKRLNALFRMHMMGRLEMAGPPSSLFHFVTTQNALKKVVTSDFTLLDKQARNMKELSELEQNLNVQQKLKSDLQEQLDNKIELRKKETLKKEKTLKEIRRRKSLSLAAMDSLDASARALEQTISAITPPAGASGVKNSFDRQKGQLLTPVKGEIISNFGTKRKGDYNAFTFQSGIDIKAERGAPVKNVFNGEVIFAQWLKGYGNLMIINHGNNYDTLYAHVEELYKKKGERVDTGEIIGTAGDTGSMKGPCLHFEVRHHGKPVDPLKWLKKGA, from the coding sequence ATGTTTCATCTCCCTGAAACAAATTTTAAAATAGGGCCTTTCTTTTTTGCCGGAATTATGGCTATTGCCGTCGTTTTTAGCCTGGCAAATCCATGTTACGCACAAGTCCTGTATAAGGGAAAAATCAATGCGGCCACGCTCATAAAGAAAACACCTGCCCCCTCAAAGACCGCCGGGGCAGATCAAGCCGGACAGGCGGTCATTGCAAGGCGGATTCGGCAAGAGAAGCGGAAAGTCAAGGAATTCTCTCAGCAGGAGATGCAGATTCTTGACGAACTTAACGAAATTGAGATGGCCCTGAGCCGCGCACGGCTAACCGCCCGGGAGCTCAGGCTTGATGCCCTTGCCATTGCCCAGGAAATTGAAAGGACACAGGCACACATTGCAGAGCTGAACAAATCAATGGAGGCCACACGGGACTATGCAGGAAAACGCCTGAATGCCCTTTTCCGCATGCACATGATGGGCCGCCTTGAAATGGCGGGTCCCCCGTCGTCTTTGTTTCATTTTGTCACCACCCAGAACGCGCTTAAAAAAGTGGTGACATCGGATTTTACCCTACTGGATAAACAGGCCCGGAACATGAAGGAACTTAGCGAACTTGAACAGAATCTGAATGTTCAACAGAAGCTGAAATCAGACCTGCAGGAACAATTGGACAATAAAATTGAACTGCGCAAAAAAGAAACCCTTAAAAAGGAAAAAACCCTTAAAGAGATAAGACGGCGAAAGAGCCTATCCCTGGCAGCCATGGATTCCCTTGACGCATCGGCCCGGGCTCTGGAGCAGACCATATCCGCCATCACGCCCCCGGCCGGTGCCTCCGGTGTAAAAAACTCCTTTGACCGACAGAAAGGCCAACTGCTGACTCCGGTAAAGGGTGAAATCATTTCAAATTTCGGCACCAAACGCAAAGGCGATTACAACGCCTTCACATTTCAAAGCGGAATTGATATAAAGGCGGAACGGGGTGCACCCGTAAAAAACGTTTTCAACGGAGAGGTCATCTTTGCCCAGTGGCTTAAGGGGTACGGCAACCTGATGATCATCAACCATGGAAACAATTATGATACCCTTTACGCCCATGTGGAAGAGTTGTACAAGAAAAAGGGCGAACGGGTGGACACTGGAGAAATCATCGGCACGGCAGGAGATACCGGCTCTATGAAAGGGCCGTGCCTTCACTTTGAGGTCCGTCACCACGGCAAACCCGTCGATCCCCTCAAATGGCTGAAAAAAGGAGCATGA
- a CDS encoding YkgJ family cysteine cluster protein → MTEDLLDNLLKNYMDLISRVDEHIQRLARVHKDRLACKKGCDACCRHLSLFPVEALVLSRAFSRLEAPCRERIIRQAQQTDRTCPLLVDHVCMVYEARPIICRTHGYPLYMEKEGRAMVDFCPKNFKGVKKLDRSDMLDLDRMNTLLTAVNNHFTACFEGPLPGRIPVDQALELYQDLEIS, encoded by the coding sequence ATGACTGAGGATCTGCTTGACAATCTATTGAAAAATTACATGGATCTGATCTCACGGGTGGATGAGCATATCCAAAGGCTTGCCCGGGTCCATAAAGACCGGCTTGCCTGCAAAAAGGGGTGTGATGCGTGCTGCAGGCACTTGTCTTTGTTTCCGGTTGAGGCCCTTGTCCTGTCACGGGCCTTCAGTCGCCTGGAGGCCCCATGCCGGGAAAGGATTATTCGGCAGGCACAGCAGACCGATCGCACATGCCCCCTGCTTGTGGACCATGTATGTATGGTCTATGAGGCCCGCCCTATTATCTGCAGAACCCACGGATATCCCCTGTACATGGAAAAAGAGGGCAGGGCCATGGTGGATTTTTGCCCTAAAAATTTCAAGGGCGTAAAAAAACTGGATCGTTCTGATATGCTGGATCTTGACCGGATGAATACCCTTTTAACTGCTGTAAACAACCATTTTACCGCCTGCTTTGAAGGCCCCCTGCCCGGGCGGATACCTGTGGACCAGGCTCTGGAATTATATCAGGATCTTGAAATATCCTGA
- a CDS encoding divergent polysaccharide deacetylase family protein, producing MKKTVLGIAILLAVCLTTAMLVDIFLKAGRPVAPETQTDKKKAPVAPPQAPAPTPPEDNSLPTPKKDRSAIEPKLITKAEGLKEKQHPPDKSTITKTQVHKKGSAIVYEVYDDVTPTPPKKVVPPKRNDFVPQIAIIIDDIGYDKELTMDLLNIDKNITFAILPFSPAGTQLAHSLSAKGAELMLHLPMEPTQYPKVNPGPGALLSEMSPDELLSQLHKDIHAIPGTVGVNNHMGSRLTADSNKMNQIFTVLKQNNLFFIDSRTSAESKAEQCARMFQLKFSHRDVFLDNFQNVEYISGQIKKLIKEAKENGSAIGIGHPHQATLDALKRELPKTRGKVRLVPVSRLVEVPSG from the coding sequence GTGAAAAAAACGGTTTTAGGTATTGCCATCCTTTTGGCGGTCTGCCTGACCACGGCCATGCTGGTTGATATTTTTCTAAAAGCCGGTCGCCCTGTGGCACCGGAAACCCAGACGGACAAAAAAAAGGCGCCTGTGGCACCGCCTCAGGCCCCGGCCCCGACGCCACCAGAGGACAATTCCCTGCCTACCCCAAAAAAGGACCGGTCGGCCATTGAACCCAAACTCATAACCAAAGCAGAGGGCCTTAAGGAAAAACAGCATCCCCCGGATAAAAGCACTATTACCAAAACACAGGTACATAAAAAAGGTTCGGCCATTGTTTATGAAGTGTATGATGATGTAACGCCGACACCCCCCAAAAAGGTTGTGCCGCCGAAAAGGAATGATTTTGTTCCTCAAATTGCTATTATCATTGATGATATCGGATATGACAAAGAGCTGACCATGGACCTGCTCAACATAGATAAGAATATCACCTTCGCCATTCTGCCCTTTTCTCCTGCCGGAACCCAACTTGCTCACAGCCTGTCGGCAAAAGGGGCGGAACTGATGCTGCATCTTCCCATGGAACCGACCCAGTACCCCAAAGTCAACCCCGGGCCAGGGGCGTTGTTGTCTGAGATGTCCCCGGACGAACTGTTAAGCCAGCTTCACAAGGATATCCATGCGATTCCCGGCACCGTAGGGGTAAATAACCACATGGGCTCCAGGCTTACGGCCGATTCAAACAAAATGAATCAAATTTTCACGGTACTGAAACAAAACAATCTCTTTTTTATTGATTCCAGGACATCTGCTGAATCCAAAGCAGAGCAGTGCGCCCGTATGTTTCAACTCAAATTTTCCCACAGGGATGTGTTCCTGGATAACTTCCAGAATGTTGAGTACATTTCAGGGCAAATCAAAAAACTTATCAAAGAGGCCAAGGAAAATGGCAGTGCCATTGGTATCGGCCACCCCCACCAGGCCACCCTGGATGCGCTGAAACGAGAGCTTCCCAAAACAAGAGGCAAGGTCCGGCTGGTCCCGGTCAGCAGGCTTGTGGAGGTCCCTTCGGGTTAA
- the tatA gene encoding twin-arginine translocase TatA/TatE family subunit: protein MIGGIGMPELIIILVIILIIFGAGKLPEIGAGLGKGIKNFKKATKEPIDDDKEKEPEKIDKN from the coding sequence ATGATTGGTGGTATAGGAATGCCGGAGTTGATAATCATTCTGGTAATTATCCTTATTATATTCGGTGCGGGTAAGTTGCCTGAAATCGGTGCCGGTTTAGGAAAAGGTATTAAAAATTTCAAAAAAGCAACAAAAGAGCCCATTGATGACGACAAGGAAAAGGAGCCTGAAAAAATAGATAAAAATTAG